Sequence from the Mesotoga sp. Brook.08.105.5.1 genome:
CTGCTTGAAGTCGGGAATCCCTTTGATCGCCTCGTTTATCGCCTGTTTGGCCATCTTCGCGCTTTCTATGATCTCTACATCTGAGGCCCTTCTTGTCGCTTCACAGTAAGCGACAACATGAACAATCTCCGGGTCAATGTTCATAGCAGTATAAACGGATGTTACCAGCTGACCCATAGCCAGATTTGGGTCGGCTGGAAGAGACATAAGTCCGGGCCTTACCATCGTAACTGGCGTGAAGTTCTCATCCTTCAAAGACTCGATCAACTCTTTTTTTGCGAGCGCCTTTGCCAGATCCATTCTTGGAGAGATCCCCGGTGGCGTGTTAAACATGTACTGCGCAACGTACACTTCTACGCCGAGGCGCTTAGCGCAGAGGGCGGCAAGATAGGCGGTAGTCACTTCGACTGCAGCATGGCAGTATCTTAGCGCCCACTGATGGGCCTCGTTTATCTCGACCGGGATGCCCTTTCCTCCGTTCCAGGCGATCGCTCCCTGATTGTCTCTTATCGCTTCGAGCAGTTCGCGATCCGATCTCCCATCTAGCTGCGAGTACCAGGTTAGAGGAATCGCCGCCCAGGCGTTGTTCAGCGTCTCTTTGAAGAGAAGAGAGAACTTCAGAAGATCTCTTGTTCCTGAGTAGCAGCGCATCAAGGGATAGTTCCCTGTTCGGCTTGCCTCATACATTCTTTCAAAATCCTCTCTAGTTCTGAAGGGAGCGCCGCCGGCTCCGTCTTCGGAAGAGATCATATCCTCCTGCTGAAAGAACCATTGCTGGCAGTTCTGATCCGGGGCAAGTGAGATGATATCCAGCAATCCGGATTCGGCGAGATTCCGGACGGCCTTCTCAGTTGCTTCAACGGTTTCCAGGCCTATATGATGCCTTATCAAAGGATAGGGCTTCTTAGATGTTATTCTTTCGAGAAGCGACTGCGGGTAATCAACCTCGCCTTTTGCATCTGTCGTGCCCCTGAGGAACATAACGACTTCTTCCGGCATCTCGCTGCCATCGAAGACCTTCTCGAAGAGACCGCTTCTCTCTGCTATTTCAGCAGTCTCAACCGTTCCACCGAAGATCAGTCTTTTCTCGATCCCCCTGTTCTCCAGAGACAGTTTCAGTTCGCGCAGTAGCTGCTCGCAAGACTCCTTGCCCAATCTGTAGCTCACCGCAACTATGTCAGGCGAAGCCTCTTCCACACTGTCCAACAGCTTGTCTATGCCGATTACACTTCCAATGTATGTCGTCTCGTAGCCTTCCCTTTCGGCCAGATGGAGGAAATTCAGAATGCCAGCAGTGTGTATGTCGCTCCCGATAGCTCCCGCCAGTATCTTCATATCAATTCCCTTCCTCCACGTACCTGGTAAGTTCTTCAATAGACATTTTATCGACACCGAGACTGGCCAGACTTCTACCCCCGCTCCAGAAGTCTCTCTCCATAACCGCTCCAGCAATATTGATTATCGAATCTATGACTTTAGTCTCTATTTTGAGCTTCTTTCCGAAGCAGCTGATCGGAACGAGGCTCATCGGCACATCTTCCATTATGTATCTGTTCTCTATGCTTATCGGGGCCATTATCCCTCTGTAGCCTTCGTTGCTGTGAATGGCCGTATATAGGTCTTCGCCTTTGACGTCATAAGCATAGTCAAGCCACTCCTTGGCGCCCATTGCCTCAACGCCAAGAGTTTTCGTGACCTCGCAGCGCTCTCTGTCCAGCGCTTCCAGAGCTCTCGCGACCGATGGGCTTATGCCTTCTAAGTAGAACTGGAAGTCTCCGTGTTTTGTCTCAATCCAACCGGCGTTCATAAGTATCGCACCGGGATGAAAGACTGCGCCTATGTTGTTGAAACTCGTGTAAAGTACGTTCTTCGCCAGTGTAAACTCGGGCATGATCTCGCTTATTATTGGCATGATCGCCTCGTTTTCCTTTGAAGGCAGAACAGAAATCGGAACGGCGTTCTTTATCCTGAATATCCTTACCATCCCTGGACCAGAAATTCTCGAAGCGAAGACGAAGGTTTGGGCCTCGGCAATTACCACTTTCTCTCTAACGCCCTTCTCCCTGAAGATCTTATCGAACTCCAGCGCCCCTCCGGTTCGGCCCGGATTCAGAACTATGATTTGCCCTTCCGTAACGCAGTCGGCCAGACCGGCGGCAATCTGAGCATGAGCAAAGGCAGGCACGACCACCATGATTGCCTCTGCCCCATTTATCGCCTTCTTCATATCCGTTCCGACGTACTTGAGTTTGGCCTTTCCGCTGGACTCACCTTCAACTCTTATTTTCCGGTCATCAAGTATCGGTAGTATTCTCTTTTGACTCCTGTTGTAAAGCGAGACATCATGTCCTCGCATCGCAAGGACCGCCGAAAGAGCTTGTCCACCGTTGCCAGCTCCAATTACAGCTATCTTCATAGAACCACCTCCCCAATCCCCTGTGCAGAAAAAGAATAAGAAACAAATGATAACCTGCAAAGAACAGATACTCCAAAGCGAATGGAATGTCTGCACTCCCATTATACAGAAATCCTCCTTGTGAACTAAGTGAATGAAGCCTTCTGAGCTAGTTGGAACGCGATGCGCGGACCTGGCTTCAGAAATGAATTTTGGAGATTTCCTCACATGATATAATTATTATGTGTCAGAATAGTAATGATCCCAGAAGTAGCTTCAGGTAAGTCTTCGCATGGAACAAAATGGAGGGATTTTTGATGAGCGGAATCGCTGTATTCTATAGGGGCGAGAGAGAAATGATAGAAGACTCGCTATCTTTCCTTGCACACAGGGGGAGCGAGCCAAGAGTCCTCGCGGCAGGCGGAGAGGTAGTTATGGGCGCTGTGTTGAGCAATGCCTATGAGGATAACATGAATGTCTTTGAAGGGCATGGTGAGTACGTCGTTTTCGACGGTTTTCTCAGAAACTGCTCCGATGCGCCCTGGCCGGAGAAGATACTGAGTCTTCATAGGAAGTATGGAAATCGATTCATAGATAGACTGGACGGCTCTTTTGCCTTCGCAATTCATACAGCCGGAGAAACTCTGATCGCCCGAGATCCTTTAGGACTGAAGCCTCTTTACTACTGCTTCATAAACGGGTCGATCGCGTGTGCTTCCGAACTCAAGGCTCTGACCGCCTTCTGTAGTGAGGTAAAGGTCTTTCCGCCGGGTTACTACTTCTCTTCCATCGAAGGGTTCAAGAAGTACTCCTCACTCGAAGACCTGCTTACAGATGAGTCAGATGCTCGAAACGAAGAAGAGGCAGCTGAACTGCTGCGGAGTTCTCTTGAAGAGGCCGTTGAAAAGCGACTCTCAGCAGTTAAGTCTGACGCGGTAGTCTTCTTGAGCGGCGGTTTGGACAGCAGTTGTATCGCAGCCGTTGCTAGTTCGCTGAGCGGGTCCTTGAGAACATTTACTGTTGGAAGCGGCGACGGGGAAGACCCGGAATACGCAAGGGAGGTTTCCGAGTATCTCGGCACGGATCATAGAGAGTACACCTATGATTTCGATGAGATGCTCGAAGTCTTGCCCGAAGTAATCTATCATCTCGAGTCGTTCGATCCTCCATTGGTCAGAAGCGCTATTCCCAATTACCTCGTTTCGAAGCTGGCAGCCGATGAAGGCAGTTCCTTCGTCTTCATGGGAGAGGGGGCCGACGAACTCTTCGCCGGCTATGAGTACATGAAGGATCTGCCCACTGCAGAGTCTATAGACAAAGAGTCGATGAGGATTACAAAAAACGGTTATCGCTCGGGCTTCCAGCGGAACGACAGAATGAGTCTTGCATTCGGAATCGAATTCGATGTACCCTTTATGGACCCTTCGGTGTTGAACCTTGCCTTCTCCATACCCGCTGAATGGAAGATCCACGGACCCGAGAAGACAGAGAAGTGGATTCTCAGAAAGGCGTTCGAAAACGAGCTGCCGGAGAGCGTCGTGTGGCGGAAGAAGAGCAAGTTCAGCGTGGGTTCGGGCTCATCGCATCTGATGAAAGAGTATGCGGAGGAGATGATATCCGACTCAGAGCTTGAGAACGAACGGCGAGACAGCGGAATTAGATCAAAGGAAGAGCTTCTATACTACCGGATATTCGATGACCTGTTTCCTTGTGAAGGCGCCATAGAGACTGTTTATCGAAGCTGATTTAAACTCGTTATCTAGTCAATAACTCACAGACCGACGATAAACGGTTCGTTTGCCGGGGTGGTTCTTATGACTGCTTCCAGATATGGAATTCCGTTTACATCTTCCAGATCGCAGCAGACTGCCGAGCCCGAACCACTGACAAACCAGAAAGAAGGCCTTCTCTCTTCTATGCTGAGGACGAATTCCCTCATCCGTGAATCGCTGTTTATTCTGTAAGTCTGATGGATTTCATCCTGTGAGTATTTCAGAGCACTACCAAGATCGCCCTTTGAGATTTTGGCTACAAATTGCGAAGCGCTTTTTATATTGCTCACAGCGTCTTCAAAGGGAATCGATTCGGGAAGCGCCTTTCGCATTACATCTGTGGAGAGCTTGAATTCTGGCACCAGAAAAGTCAGTCTATGATCTGGCATTTCAAACTTCTCGTAGTCGAATCTCTTTCCGTCGTAGTAAGAGACAACGAGCCCTCCAAGCATACATGGGACGATGTTATCAGGATGGCCTTCGATCTCGGTCCCGATCTCGAGAAGCTTCCTTACGGGAATACTCCCTCCAGTCATCACATTCGCTATAAACAATGCGGAGGCAATTGCCGCTGCACTCGATCCGAGTCCCCGGGCAGGAGGTATCTCACACTCCTGAATTATCTGGATTCCCGGTACCACCTTGCCGGTAATCTTCTCAAATCTCGCTATAGAACTTCTGAAAATCTCTTCCGCATCCTCGATTTCTCTTCCATATCTACCTATAGATAGAACCTTAAGTCGATTCGCCTTCTCGAATTGAACGGTATTATGGAGCTTCAAAGCCATACCCACCACGTCAAAGCCGCTTCCCATATTTGCCGTCGTGGCCGGCGCCCTCAGTCTCATTTCAGACCTGCCTCATGAAGGACTGCCTCCAGACTGTTCTGAATGACTATGGGCATATCTACAGACTTGATGACTGCATCGGGGTCTTTGAGACCGTTCCCGGTCAAAGTACAGACAACGAGATCACTTGACCGGAACAACCCCTCTTCGGCCTTTCTCAGGAAACCGCCAAAAGAAGCTGCAGAGGCCGGCTCGCAGAAGACACCCTCGGTGTTCGCGAGCAGCTTCTGCGCGTTCAAGATCTCTTCGTCGGTCAAGGCTTCTATTACCCCTCCCGACTCGTCTCTTGCAGCGACTGCCTTCTTCCAGCTTGCAGGGTTACCAATCCTGATGGCGGTCGCAATAGTCTCGGGGTGTTCGAAGACCCTGTCATATACAATTGGGG
This genomic interval carries:
- a CDS encoding asparagine synthase-related protein — encoded protein: MSGIAVFYRGEREMIEDSLSFLAHRGSEPRVLAAGGEVVMGAVLSNAYEDNMNVFEGHGEYVVFDGFLRNCSDAPWPEKILSLHRKYGNRFIDRLDGSFAFAIHTAGETLIARDPLGLKPLYYCFINGSIACASELKALTAFCSEVKVFPPGYYFSSIEGFKKYSSLEDLLTDESDARNEEEAAELLRSSLEEAVEKRLSAVKSDAVVFLSGGLDSSCIAAVASSLSGSLRTFTVGSGDGEDPEYAREVSEYLGTDHREYTYDFDEMLEVLPEVIYHLESFDPPLVRSAIPNYLVSKLAADEGSSFVFMGEGADELFAGYEYMKDLPTAESIDKESMRITKNGYRSGFQRNDRMSLAFGIEFDVPFMDPSVLNLAFSIPAEWKIHGPEKTEKWILRKAFENELPESVVWRKKSKFSVGSGSSHLMKEYAEEMISDSELENERRDSGIRSKEELLYYRIFDDLFPCEGAIETVYRS
- a CDS encoding NAD/NADP-dependent octopine/nopaline dehydrogenase family protein; this translates as MKIAVIGAGNGGQALSAVLAMRGHDVSLYNRSQKRILPILDDRKIRVEGESSGKAKLKYVGTDMKKAINGAEAIMVVVPAFAHAQIAAGLADCVTEGQIIVLNPGRTGGALEFDKIFREKGVREKVVIAEAQTFVFASRISGPGMVRIFRIKNAVPISVLPSKENEAIMPIISEIMPEFTLAKNVLYTSFNNIGAVFHPGAILMNAGWIETKHGDFQFYLEGISPSVARALEALDRERCEVTKTLGVEAMGAKEWLDYAYDVKGEDLYTAIHSNEGYRGIMAPISIENRYIMEDVPMSLVPISCFGKKLKIETKVIDSIINIAGAVMERDFWSGGRSLASLGVDKMSIEELTRYVEEGN
- a CDS encoding serine kinase encodes the protein MRLRAPATTANMGSGFDVVGMALKLHNTVQFEKANRLKVLSIGRYGREIEDAEEIFRSSIARFEKITGKVVPGIQIIQECEIPPARGLGSSAAAIASALFIANVMTGGSIPVRKLLEIGTEIEGHPDNIVPCMLGGLVVSYYDGKRFDYEKFEMPDHRLTFLVPEFKLSTDVMRKALPESIPFEDAVSNIKSASQFVAKISKGDLGSALKYSQDEIHQTYRINSDSRMREFVLSIEERRPSFWFVSGSGSAVCCDLEDVNGIPYLEAVIRTTPANEPFIVGL
- a CDS encoding methionine synthase, with amino-acid sequence MKILAGAIGSDIHTAGILNFLHLAEREGYETTYIGSVIGIDKLLDSVEEASPDIVAVSYRLGKESCEQLLRELKLSLENRGIEKRLIFGGTVETAEIAERSGLFEKVFDGSEMPEEVVMFLRGTTDAKGEVDYPQSLLERITSKKPYPLIRHHIGLETVEATEKAVRNLAESGLLDIISLAPDQNCQQWFFQQEDMISSEDGAGGAPFRTREDFERMYEASRTGNYPLMRCYSGTRDLLKFSLLFKETLNNAWAAIPLTWYSQLDGRSDRELLEAIRDNQGAIAWNGGKGIPVEINEAHQWALRYCHAAVEVTTAYLAALCAKRLGVEVYVAQYMFNTPPGISPRMDLAKALAKKELIESLKDENFTPVTMVRPGLMSLPADPNLAMGQLVTSVYTAMNIDPEIVHVVAYCEATRRASDVEIIESAKMAKQAINEAIKGIPDFKQDKEIQNHKEYLKSESATIIEAMEKIKTGELTSPETIYTAIKLGILDAPGLSKMSVAKGAVRTAIIDGQSCAVDEQGRKIDERERLADLEGD